Within Leptospira limi, the genomic segment TCGAACTGATTGATCCAAACGACATGACAAAAACCACTGTGGACGAAGAGGAGATTGCCAAAAAAGAAGCTCCTCCTGTCACACCTGTCCCACAAGCATCTGGATTTCTGATCCCTGCTGACAAACAAATTGTACAGTTCAAATTCCAACTCTCACCAGTGAATGGTGTACCTCTCGTAGAACTGAAAGCAGGTGACAATGTATATGTACGATTAGTACCTGGAGATTCAATCACTGATTCTATCATCAACACATTGGAGTTAAAGGAAGAATCTGGCGCGATCAAACAAATCCCAGCTAAAATTGTAAACATTTCGAATAACAAAAATTTTTCGGAAGTTGTGATCAAAATCAATGAACAAATCTATGGAAAAATCATTGAGGAAGAAAACTCAGTAAAAATCAAAACCACTGATAGCAATATGGGTGCTGCCAATATCATGAACTCAGTTGCCTCTCCAACAGCTAAAATTACGAAAGCAAAACAAAATCCTAATTTAACCGCTGATGAAAGTTTCCATTTGATGCCTTATATCATTATGCTTGTTGTACTTGCAATCGGTATGATGACAATTTTTGTAATTCTCTAAAATCTAATGACCCAATTCAGAAAAAAATTACCAATCCTTTCCCCTTTCTTCATCGCACTGGTTGTCCTACACTCACTTTTTGTGGACTACACAGTACAATTCCCTGATTTTATTTCTTCTGAAGCATCAGAAACAAATTTAGAATCAATAAAACCGAAGGTTATCGCTGAAAATGGTGTCATCGGTAGAATCTCTTATCTTGAATCCTTTTTAGTCGAAATTGAATCCAAAGAATTGCCGATTGATACTGATTTAGAGGACACAAAAGACAACGTCAAACGAGTGCTAATCGGCCAAAAACTACTACTTGGCCTTCTATTGTTTTATATCTTCTTAACCTTTTCAACTGCCATGACCTACATGTTCCGAGTTTGGTTTCATAAATCAATGGCACATGTTTTGTATCCAGTTTCACTGGTTGTCTTGTTACCAAAAATATTTTTCCAATTGAACTTAATGGTTCAAAAAGATATCTTTTCCTATTTTTATTTTCTCTTCCTCATTTGTACATATATCTTTACGATTCTAGCATATCGAACCATCATCAAAGACAAGGAACCATATGAAGGGTTTCAATCCTTACAGTTTTCCTCTTCTTTGGAAGAAGAAGGAAGATCCCCTGGCCAAACCAAAACGGGCACCTATTTTGCGCCTATTTTCCATGTACTCGTGATCATTCTAATTGGAATTTTAATAGGGAATTTAATTTATATCCCACTCTTTCTCTTACAAAAACATTATGTAAGCGAATTCAGTTACTTTATTTTCTTTTTAATTGGACTCTTGTCTGTATTTTATATCTTCAATTACAACAAAGTGGGTGGCGAGTCCAAAAACAAAAATTGGCAAAACCTATCTGTCAGTTTTGCCTATTTACAATATCGTTTTTTACGAAATGGATTTTTTTCCATTTTTAGCACGATACTGATCATTTTGTTTGTCACGTTTTTGTTTAGTTTATTACTCTTTAATATTGATCTCATCCAAAACAATTTGGGATTATTCGGGAAAACGACAGAGTTTTAATTTCAATTACATTCAGGTGTTTTGTTTTGTTTTACAATACACCATAGGCTCCCGTTCGGATAATACGTGTTACGCGAAATCAACTCCCCTGATTCAGAATACAATTCGGATGCTTCTTTCACACCGGTAGGGTAATAATAAAACCACTCACCTATTTTTTTGTCTTCTGAATAACTGCCCTTGGCTTCTACTTTTGTATCTGGGTAATACCTCACCCAATCGCCCGTGCGGAGACCTCCATCAAAGAATCCTTTTTCATTCAATCGGCCATTGCGGTAGTAACGGAAGTATGCTCCGTTTTCATTTCCAATTTCAACTGATTGGATCCAAAGTTGTTTTTTTCGGTAACCTGCTTTGTAGTTTTGTTCTATATACATTTTGCCATCTGAGAAATAGAATTTCCAGAGTCCATCTCTCTCACCATTCACCATTTTTCCTTCCATAATGGTGGTTCCATCGATATAGTTTAATTTTTTTCCTATGCCATCAGGTTTACCGAGAGCATCGATGGGTACAATGGCGACTAAATTCCCGTTTTCATACCATTCACGAAAATAACCCTCTCCAATCATTTGGTAGTGATTTGTTTTTTTATCAAAACTTGCATCTTTAGGAACTGTATTTGGTCTTTCACTACTTCCTTTGCATGGTCCAAATAAAAATCCACCTAGGAATATAACCAAGAGAAGGGAAATAAAAATCCAAACAGGACTGTCTTTAATGGGTGTAGATGTAGATGTCATTTTCTTCTCTAAATTTTGTTAAGATTTCTTTTGAGATTAAGATTCGATTCAATCGTTTGGAACGAATTGGAGTAAGATAACGCAAACACATTAAAATCGTTCCTTCTGGTTCCAATGATGTGTAAACAATTGGTGTTGTTTTACCAAGTCTCACGAGATAGTTCTTCGACATCTCTCGGATTTTGGATTCTACTAATTCTGGAGCTAATACCAACTCTTCATGTAAAATTTGAGTACAAATTTTTTCTGCTTTTTCCCAATTGGATCTTAGTTCCAAGTATACACGAAACTCATCCCAAACAAAATCCATAGTTTCGGATACGATAAAAAAACGATGTAAAACTATATTATAATTAGGGAAATGAATCAGTCGATTTGTCGATTGTTCAAATCTTGGGTCTTGTGCAATCTCAAGTAAGGTAAACTTAAAAAAACCAATATTAACAACATCACCTTTGATCGTATCGATTTCAATCCGATCGCCCACTTTAAATCCATTGGCACCCATGATCATAAACCAACCAACCATGTTGAGCCATACTTCTTTCAGTGAGATCACAATCCCTGCGCCTGCAAGACCAAGCACGGTTGGAAGAAGTGATAAACTCGAAAAAATGATAGGTAAATAGGCGATCGCAAAAACGAGTAAAAAACCCATCCTTGCTACTTTCCTTCGATTGTATTCATGTACTGGGTCGAGAGCCGGTTTGATTCTCTCAACAAGGAACATTGTGATTTTGTAACAAATCACAGCAAACACAACCATGTACGCAAATAAAATGAGTGTTTCAGCAAACTCTCTATTACTATTTTTAAGTAGAGTTAATGGATTGAGATCTAAATAAAATTCTTTTATACTTCCACTACCCATTGAGTTTGATTCCTTTATGGCGTTTCAATATTTCGAGAATTTGTTTCCTTTCAACAGGAACACCAAACTTTGGTTTACCGAAGTCTTCCAAGAGAACAAACTTTAAAGTATTCCCATCCTTTTTTTTATCATGTTCCATGTGTTTCAAAACCAAATCAGGTTTTTCTTCCAATACAGTTGGTAATTCTAATTGGGACATGAGTGAAATCGCTTTTTGGAAGTTGGATTCAGAAAAACCAACTAACTCTTTTGATAATAATAATGCAGTTACAAGACCTACAGAAACTGCCTCTCCATGCGAATATTTTTTGTAAAGTGTGAGGGATTCAATTGCATGGCCGGTTGTGTGTCCTAAATTGAGGACGGCACGTAATCCTGATTCTTTTTCATCTTGGGAAACTATTGATGACTTCACTCGTACTGATTCTTCGATCGCATAACGCAGGATATCTGACTTTTCAAAAAAATCAGAACGTTTGGATTTGGAAAGTGTTTCAAAAAAATTCCCACCATCTAAAAAGGAATGTTTGACCACTTCTGCAAGACCACAACTCCATTCTTTTTTTGGTAAGGTAGAGAGTGTAAAAAGGGGAGCAAAAACAAATTGTGGTTGGTAAAATGCACCCACCATGTTTTTACCTGAATCAACATTTACTGCGACCTTTCCACCTACAGAAGAATCCACACAGGCAAGTAAGGTCGTAGGTACTTGGATGAACCGAATCCCTCTCTGGTAGGTAGCAGCGATAAAACCAGCAAAATCACCCACCACTCCGCCACCAAAGGCAATGATCACCGCATTGCGATCAGCATCGGCTTCAATGAGTTGGTGGTACACTTTTTTGACGCGGTCAATGTGTTTGTTTTTTTCACCGGATTTTAAGTAGATAAAGGAAAAAGGAAGAGAGCTGTTTTTGAGTTCTTTGATTAAATACTTTTCGTAAATGCCTGCGATTTCACGGCTTGTGAGAACAAAAACATGTGAAATTTTTTTGAGATCTTTAAGTTTTTCAGAAAGACCAACAAAGTCTTCATGTAATTCGACAGGGTAAACAAATCCTGAACCGACGACTTCTCGTTCTGATAACTTCATGGTTCATTCACCCATGGGCTTGAAATATATCTAGGTTTATTTGTGCTTTTAGTCCGAAAGAAATGTTTTATATCAGGTCGTAAATCCATGGACAAAATTTCTTTGGGAGTGAAATAACCAAAACCTGATATGGCTTTTTCTTTCGCATTGAGTACTGGCAAAAGTTCTTTTACCTTTGTTAAAAATACAATTTGTATCAGGTGTCTTTTTTTATTGGGATCAATGGACTCATTTAATAATAAAAATTCAGTGTGACTTACTTCGAGAGACAATTCTTCTCGAAGTTCTCGTTTGAGAGCCTCTTCTCCAGATTCACCAAATTCAATTCCCCCACCAGGGAGTAACCAATACCCAGATTGTTTTTTTTGCTGTTGTACGAGTAAAATTTTGCCTTTGGGATCTTGGATGAGTGCGGCTACCCGGACTCGCATGGATTTTGATTTGAGTAAAAAATCGATCATAATAAGTTCAAAACACGCAGAGCTGATTTTGCGGCCATTTGTTCGGCTCTCCGTTTATTCTTTCCATCACCCGTTGTTTGAAAATGATTTTCACACGAAACCGATACAGAAAATTCTTTATCGTGGTCAGGCCCTTCTTCTTTCAATAAAACATACTCTGGTAATTTTTTCCATTTTTTTTGGCAATATTCTTGTAAAATGGTTTTGTAATCTTTTGTTTCTTCTGCTGACTCTACTTTTTTTTCCATGGTTTGGAAATGTGGAGTTAAAAAGATCCGACAACTGTTTAAACCTTGGTCTAGATATAGTGCACCTAAGAAGGCTTCAAAACAATCTGCTTGTAAATTTAAATTCACTTCCCCCTTTTCCTTTTCACCCTTTCCCAATAACAAAAAATCAGGGAAGCGGTAGATACGTGACAATTTTGCAATGGCAGGTGCAGATACCATTTTGCTTTTGAGTTTCGCAAGGATTCCTTCTTTGCCCTTAGGTAATGATTTATAAAGGTATTCAGCAGCCAAGATCCCAAGGACCGAGTCACCTAAAAATTCCAATCGTTCATTGTCAGATAAATACCGATCCGAATCCTCATTTGCAAAGGACCTATGAACAAAGGCTAGGTGGAGAAGAGAAACATCCTTAAAACTTGTATTCGTAAGGGATTGTAGTTCTTTTAGAGAGGTGATTCTTTCAGGAGAAAGTTTGATGCGAATGGAATGGGACAAGGGAAAAAGATCCGGGTTCCTCTATGCGGGGAACCCGGTTTTTGGATTGGGAATTACCCCTTAAGTTTATCGATGAATTTAATTACATCGCCTACGGTTTGGATTTTTTCTGCGTCTTCATCAGAAATTTCCACACCAAACTCTTCTTCAAGAGCCATCACTAGTTCAACTGTGTCAAGAGAGTCAGCACCAAGATCATTGATGAAGTGAGCTTCAGGTGTAACTTCTGATTCATCAACACCAAGTTGTTCTACGATGATTGACTTAATTTTTTCGAAATCTGCCATTTTATATCCTCCAGGCCACTGTGAACAGTGGGGCAAGTGTTAAATCGTTTTCCGCCAGGTATATATGTACGCCTAGCGTTTTTTTAAAATGAAATTGTCGGAATTTTTGGCAAGTCTAAATAGATTATTTTCCTCTTGAAACCTTTGACATCGTTCTTACATCACCTAACATCCATTAATAGGTTCTCTATCAAAATAAACACGGAAAAAAGAACCATTCTGTCTTAGATTCCGGGAGATGGCAATATCTTGCCCTGATTTCCAACCAATTGTTCCATTTTAACGGAATTATGCTCCACTATAACGGAACTTACTTCCCGAACCAGGATAGGAATCCGAAATCAACCCTAAGAAATAACTTTTTTAGGAGACTCCCATGATTCGGAAATGGACAAAAACCTTCACTTCCCTCTTCCTACTTTCTTCTTTCTTATTTTGTACAGAAAAAAAAGAAGAGAATAACGATTCATTACTCGCAGGCTTACTCGTTTTGGCTGCCAATCAGATCCGAGTGAATACAGTATCTGATCTCACAAATGAATCTTCTGCTGACTATAATGAGAACAAATGGGGACTCATCACAGGTTCCACTTTAAATTCTTGGGTGAGCAACTGGCAAACAAATCGACCATCTGGGATTACAGGGAAACTTGTGGTCTTACAAACAGATGCCGCAAACCGTGTTTCGGGTGATGGCCATAATGCATACATCAAATCAGATCCATCTTCCGGTGTTTATGTTTATTTGTTAAATGATTACACAACACCAGACCTTCCCTCTGGTGGATTTCGGTTTAACCAAACTCGTGACTCAGGATTATTCAATAATTCCATCCGTTACCAAGCCAATGGAACGTTTGTGGATGATTGGTTAAACACTTACAATATTGATCCAACAAAAGATTTAGTTGTGTTTGCTGCTGGTACGGGGAATGGAACTACTGTTAGTGCTGATCCAGGAGCAGCAACTGCCACAGTTGCGGGTGCCATCCAAGACATCACAAGAGGATTCTATTGGTTACGGTATTGGGGAGTGGATATAAAACACTTAGCCATATTGAATGGAAATTTACGGTACAATATCACCAACAATTTGATTCAATCGGCACAAACGAGTACATCAAAATCAACATTACCAACTACCAAAGGAACATTCAGTGTGCGCCAATTGCGTGTGGACAATACTGCAATTACACTTGGTTTGGAAGATGTCTATGAAATTGCAAAAAACAATCTAACAACTTCCAATGTATTTGGGATTACAAATACACAATTTCTGATTGATGCAAGACCCTCTACACAATTTGGATCTGGTAGGTCTGCTGGAGTGAATGCTGATACCTCTCAATACATTACAACTGGTTATGATTCTGCCGGTGCGCCTGTTGTTTGGGGAGCAAGTGGGGATACAAACTCAGCAAACACTGCTGGAAAAACCTATGTGCCATTTGAAGGGAATATCAAAGGAGCAGTCACCTTTCCATGGCTTGCCCTATTTGAAGGGATCCCTGATTCAGGGAATACATCTGGTGTAACCGCGACAGCATTTAACAATGGTTATCGTTACAAATCAAAATCAGCATTAGCTAATATCTTTGCAAACAAAGGATATGTTGCAGGTTCCACTGTGATCAGCCAATGTAGAACCAATTTTGAAGCACAAGTGAATGGATTTGCGGCACTCAATATCCTTGGATACCCAACTGCTTATTATGATGGGTCTCTTGTGGAGTGGACGCCTCTCGTTGCTTCTCATCCAGACAATAATACGAACCAAGTTCCAAGTGATTTTAAGTGGAGGACAGATTTGGCTTCAGTGAGTGTCTTTGGTTACAATCCACAAATTTCAAATTCTGGAAATGTTGGAAGTGCGATCAGTAGAGTCAAACCGGCTCCAGTGAATTTACAAGCCACCACATCAAAAAAATTCATCCAAGAAGATAAAGCTTACAAGTATTAAAATTTTTCCCAGTTTACACTTTCGTCTCTTGGTTCACACCAAGAGACATTCTTTTCTCGCTTAAATTCCCTTTTCAAAAATGTTTTTGTCTGACAGTTTGTCTTTATGGCAAGGAATGAAAAAGAAGAAGCAATACATATTGGTTTTCGAGAAGCACTCGCTTTAATACTACCTTACCTCCAAAAAAAAATTTGGAATCAATTTAAATCTGTTATTTGGATTGTTTTGTACCTTTCCGTTTTCCAATTATTGGTCTTAAGAATCCCAATCAAAGAAGCAGGGATCATCACGATTGGAATTTGTGCAGTCATCTTAGGTCTTACTTTTTTTCTCGAAGGATTATTTTTAGGACTGATGCCCCTTGGAGAAGCCTTGGGATTAAAATTACCTCAAAAATTAGGTATGTTTAGCATTATGATTTTTTCTGTCCTTCTGGGAATGGGGGCAACATTAGCAGAACCAGCGATTGCCATTTTAAAAGCATGTGGAAGTAAAGTTGCACCTTGGGATGCACCTTTACTCTATTATCTCCTCAATGGAGGTTCAGACACTTTATATTTTTCCATCGCCATTGGAGTTGGTATCTCTGTAGTGATTGGAATGTTTCGGTTTTTATATGGATTTTCACTTTCGAAAATCTTAGTGCCTTCCATTTTACTTTTGTTAGCTGTCAGTATTTACGCTTATTTTGATGAAAACTTACAACATATTTCTGGTCTTGCTTGGGATTCGGGTGCTGTTACAACAGGCCCTGTAACTGTACCACTTGTTGTCGCATTGGGAATCGGAATCTCCAAGGTATCTGAAAAAAATGAACAAAGTAGTGCCTATGGTGTTGTGACCTTAGCATCCCTATTCCCAATTTTAGCTGTGTTTTTGGTTGGGATTTATTTTTCGAACAAAGTACCAAAACCGATGACCGAAATGGAATTTTTCAAACAAGGAATCCATTCAGAACAATCCAATTTTTTATTAGGAAATAAAGCGAATCAATTCCAAAGACAAAAAACAGTAAATCAATCTCAATCCAAACAAAGTACAACAGCCAAAGAATTTCCAACTAAAGTGGCGAATGCATTCCGATTGGCACTGCGCGCAATTCT encodes:
- a CDS encoding LIC_10230 family protein; protein product: MTQFRKKLPILSPFFIALVVLHSLFVDYTVQFPDFISSEASETNLESIKPKVIAENGVIGRISYLESFLVEIESKELPIDTDLEDTKDNVKRVLIGQKLLLGLLLFYIFLTFSTAMTYMFRVWFHKSMAHVLYPVSLVVLLPKIFFQLNLMVQKDIFSYFYFLFLICTYIFTILAYRTIIKDKEPYEGFQSLQFSSSLEEEGRSPGQTKTGTYFAPIFHVLVIILIGILIGNLIYIPLFLLQKHYVSEFSYFIFFLIGLLSVFYIFNYNKVGGESKNKNWQNLSVSFAYLQYRFLRNGFFSIFSTILIILFVTFLFSLLLFNIDLIQNNLGLFGKTTEF
- a CDS encoding toxin-antitoxin system YwqK family antitoxin, producing the protein MTSTSTPIKDSPVWIFISLLLVIFLGGFLFGPCKGSSERPNTVPKDASFDKKTNHYQMIGEGYFREWYENGNLVAIVPIDALGKPDGIGKKLNYIDGTTIMEGKMVNGERDGLWKFYFSDGKMYIEQNYKAGYRKKQLWIQSVEIGNENGAYFRYYRNGRLNEKGFFDGGLRTGDWVRYYPDTKVEAKGSYSEDKKIGEWFYYYPTGVKEASELYSESGELISRNTYYPNGSLWCIVKQNKTPECN
- a CDS encoding mechanosensitive ion channel family protein — encoded protein: MGSGSIKEFYLDLNPLTLLKNSNREFAETLILFAYMVVFAVICYKITMFLVERIKPALDPVHEYNRRKVARMGFLLVFAIAYLPIIFSSLSLLPTVLGLAGAGIVISLKEVWLNMVGWFMIMGANGFKVGDRIEIDTIKGDVVNIGFFKFTLLEIAQDPRFEQSTNRLIHFPNYNIVLHRFFIVSETMDFVWDEFRVYLELRSNWEKAEKICTQILHEELVLAPELVESKIREMSKNYLVRLGKTTPIVYTSLEPEGTILMCLRYLTPIRSKRLNRILISKEILTKFREENDIYIYTH
- the aroB gene encoding 3-dehydroquinate synthase, producing the protein MKLSEREVVGSGFVYPVELHEDFVGLSEKLKDLKKISHVFVLTSREIAGIYEKYLIKELKNSSLPFSFIYLKSGEKNKHIDRVKKVYHQLIEADADRNAVIIAFGGGVVGDFAGFIAATYQRGIRFIQVPTTLLACVDSSVGGKVAVNVDSGKNMVGAFYQPQFVFAPLFTLSTLPKKEWSCGLAEVVKHSFLDGGNFFETLSKSKRSDFFEKSDILRYAIEESVRVKSSIVSQDEKESGLRAVLNLGHTTGHAIESLTLYKKYSHGEAVSVGLVTALLLSKELVGFSESNFQKAISLMSQLELPTVLEEKPDLVLKHMEHDKKKDGNTLKFVLLEDFGKPKFGVPVERKQILEILKRHKGIKLNG
- a CDS encoding NUDIX hydrolase — protein: MDFLLKSKSMRVRVAALIQDPKGKILLVQQQKKQSGYWLLPGGGIEFGESGEEALKRELREELSLEVSHTEFLLLNESIDPNKKRHLIQIVFLTKVKELLPVLNAKEKAISGFGYFTPKEILSMDLRPDIKHFFRTKSTNKPRYISSPWVNEP
- the rnc gene encoding ribonuclease III, with translation MSHSIRIKLSPERITSLKELQSLTNTSFKDVSLLHLAFVHRSFANEDSDRYLSDNERLEFLGDSVLGILAAEYLYKSLPKGKEGILAKLKSKMVSAPAIAKLSRIYRFPDFLLLGKGEKEKGEVNLNLQADCFEAFLGALYLDQGLNSCRIFLTPHFQTMEKKVESAEETKDYKTILQEYCQKKWKKLPEYVLLKEEGPDHDKEFSVSVSCENHFQTTGDGKNKRRAEQMAAKSALRVLNLL
- the acpP gene encoding acyl carrier protein, coding for MADFEKIKSIIVEQLGVDESEVTPEAHFINDLGADSLDTVELVMALEEEFGVEISDEDAEKIQTVGDVIKFIDKLKG
- a CDS encoding sulfurtransferase — protein: MIRKWTKTFTSLFLLSSFLFCTEKKEENNDSLLAGLLVLAANQIRVNTVSDLTNESSADYNENKWGLITGSTLNSWVSNWQTNRPSGITGKLVVLQTDAANRVSGDGHNAYIKSDPSSGVYVYLLNDYTTPDLPSGGFRFNQTRDSGLFNNSIRYQANGTFVDDWLNTYNIDPTKDLVVFAAGTGNGTTVSADPGAATATVAGAIQDITRGFYWLRYWGVDIKHLAILNGNLRYNITNNLIQSAQTSTSKSTLPTTKGTFSVRQLRVDNTAITLGLEDVYEIAKNNLTTSNVFGITNTQFLIDARPSTQFGSGRSAGVNADTSQYITTGYDSAGAPVVWGASGDTNSANTAGKTYVPFEGNIKGAVTFPWLALFEGIPDSGNTSGVTATAFNNGYRYKSKSALANIFANKGYVAGSTVISQCRTNFEAQVNGFAALNILGYPTAYYDGSLVEWTPLVASHPDNNTNQVPSDFKWRTDLASVSVFGYNPQISNSGNVGSAISRVKPAPVNLQATTSKKFIQEDKAYKY
- a CDS encoding DUF1538 domain-containing protein; the protein is MARNEKEEAIHIGFREALALILPYLQKKIWNQFKSVIWIVLYLSVFQLLVLRIPIKEAGIITIGICAVILGLTFFLEGLFLGLMPLGEALGLKLPQKLGMFSIMIFSVLLGMGATLAEPAIAILKACGSKVAPWDAPLLYYLLNGGSDTLYFSIAIGVGISVVIGMFRFLYGFSLSKILVPSILLLLAVSIYAYFDENLQHISGLAWDSGAVTTGPVTVPLVVALGIGISKVSEKNEQSSAYGVVTLASLFPILAVFLVGIYFSNKVPKPMTEMEFFKQGIHSEQSNFLLGNKANQFQRQKTVNQSQSKQSTTAKEFPTKVANAFRLALRAILPLSIFLILFLYFILKEKIAYPEEVQLGIVFSILGLTIFNFGIMFGLNQLGDQVGGKLPSTFRSIELTDSIKFIKNFNPKSVYTAVNEEGKEEKFFYLKERKLYSGIPYHEENWNPTNKVYEYIPIHGPIFGKEDNLLGYVIVLAFAFVLGYSATLAEPALSALGNAVEETTVGTFRKSLLIQSVAIGVGFGTLTGILKIVLEIPLIWILVPIYIFLLILNTVSKSEFIEIAWDSAGVTTGPITVPLIIAMGLGIGNQLGTVDGFGILACASAFPILSVLIMGIIVENSRKLSLNDSESKTK